The Devosia sp. SD17-2 genome includes a region encoding these proteins:
- a CDS encoding ABC transporter ATP-binding protein, producing the protein MTQPDNILTVDNLSVRFGATTVVDDVSFAVARGESFGLVGESGSGKSTILRTIMGLNADWSGTITLDGAPAPDRSRKAFAQRAQMVFQDPYASLHPRHLIGKAIAEPMRIHGMANAEARALELLDLIGLGQNFAYRYPHELSGGQRQRVAIARALALSPKLLLLDEPTSALDVSIQAEILNLLNTLRERLDLTFVIVSHNLAVVSYMCDRFTVLQNARLVETVTREQLRARDLKEPYTRDFVSASSL; encoded by the coding sequence ATGACACAGCCAGACAATATCCTCACCGTCGACAATCTCTCCGTCCGCTTCGGCGCCACCACCGTGGTCGATGACGTCAGCTTCGCCGTCGCCCGTGGCGAGAGTTTCGGGCTCGTCGGCGAAAGCGGCTCGGGAAAATCGACCATTCTGCGCACCATCATGGGCCTCAATGCCGACTGGTCCGGCACCATCACGCTCGACGGTGCCCCTGCCCCCGACCGGTCGCGAAAAGCCTTCGCCCAGCGCGCCCAGATGGTGTTTCAGGACCCCTATGCCTCGCTCCATCCGCGCCATCTCATCGGCAAGGCCATTGCCGAGCCCATGCGCATCCACGGCATGGCCAATGCCGAGGCGCGGGCGCTCGAGCTGCTCGACCTCATCGGGCTGGGGCAAAACTTCGCCTATCGCTATCCGCACGAGCTTTCCGGCGGTCAGCGCCAGCGCGTTGCCATTGCCCGCGCCCTCGCGCTGTCGCCAAAACTGCTGCTGCTCGACGAGCCGACCTCGGCTCTCGACGTTTCCATCCAGGCCGAGATCCTCAATCTGCTCAATACGCTGCGCGAAAGGCTCGACCTGACCTTCGTCATCGTCAGCCACAATCTGGCGGTCGTGTCCTACATGTGCGACCGCTTCACCGTGCTGCAGAACGCAAGGCTGGTGGAGACCGTCACGCGCGAGCAATTGCGCGCCCGCGACCTCAAGGAGCCCTATACCCGCGACTTCGTATCGGCGAGCAGTCTCTGA
- a CDS encoding ABC transporter ATP-binding protein — MTAPLAEIKNLRISFPTEEGGWHQAVRGVSFALGREKLGIVGESGSGKSLSGRALLGVLPDYARVEADILSFDGIDLLKASRGERRKLRGSRLGMVLQDPKFSLNPVMPVGKQIVEAIRIGNRRLGKTEAKKIALDMLESLHIRNPEAVFDRYPHELSGGMGQRIMIAMMVVREPDLLIADEPTSALDVTVQMQVLNILDELVTRRQMGLIFISHDLQLVSRFCDRIIVMYAGQIVETLAASDLHKAEHPYTRGLLACLPTIDGPLDPLPTLQRDDAWRLAL; from the coding sequence ATGACCGCGCCCCTGGCTGAAATCAAAAACCTGCGCATCTCCTTCCCCACTGAAGAGGGCGGCTGGCATCAGGCGGTGCGCGGCGTCAGCTTCGCGCTCGGCCGCGAAAAGCTCGGCATTGTCGGCGAAAGCGGCTCGGGCAAATCCCTCTCCGGCCGCGCCCTGCTCGGTGTTCTTCCCGATTACGCCCGCGTCGAAGCCGATATCCTGTCATTCGACGGCATTGATCTGCTCAAAGCCAGCCGCGGCGAACGGCGAAAACTGCGCGGCAGCCGCCTTGGCATGGTGCTGCAGGATCCCAAATTCTCGCTCAATCCGGTCATGCCGGTGGGCAAGCAGATCGTCGAAGCCATCCGCATCGGCAATCGCAGGCTGGGCAAGACCGAGGCGAAAAAGATCGCGCTCGACATGCTCGAAAGCCTCCACATCCGCAATCCCGAAGCCGTCTTCGACCGCTATCCCCATGAGCTTTCGGGCGGCATGGGCCAGCGCATCATGATCGCCATGATGGTGGTCCGCGAACCCGATCTGCTCATTGCCGACGAGCCGACCTCGGCGCTCGACGTCACCGTGCAGATGCAGGTGCTCAACATTCTCGACGAGCTGGTGACGCGCCGCCAGATGGGGCTGATCTTCATCAGCCACGATCTGCAGCTCGTCAGCCGCTTCTGCGACCGCATCATCGTCATGTATGCCGGCCAGATCGTCGAAACCCTCGCGGCATCGGACCTGCACAAGGCCGAACACCCCTACACCAGGGGCTTGCTCGCGTGCCTCCCCACCATTGACGGACCGCTCGATCCCTTGCCCACCCTGCAGCGCGACGACGCCTGGAGACTGGCGCTATGA
- a CDS encoding ABC transporter substrate-binding protein, whose protein sequence is MKLTRTLTAALLSMTMLTGITYAATPANTLVIADALDDIITLDPGEVGEVGGIMAAKQIYQTLIAPDVKDPTKIYGVLAESWTVSEDGKTFTFKMNPAAKFASGNPVTAHDAEYSLRRVVKMASRSAFLLTQLGLSAENVEERVKATDDATLVFEIGEPYAESFVLYALSSHSGGIVDSKLVMENEVDGDMGNAWLKQANSAGSGPYVLGTWTPKQSIMLNRNENFWLEAPAMERIFFQHVPESAAQRLLLEKGDIDIANKLGADDHASIAGNADVKTLDGSSGVIYYFGLNVRNEALAQPDFVKAMKYLVDYEGIEQTIGQGTIKTHQTFVPEGFLGAIDHNPYSLDIEKAKELIASSGVQTPVKLDAVVWNTPPYTDFAQAAQATMAQAGVELNLLVVDGQQWLERYRSADLDIWVGLWGPDYPDPHSNAKAFAVNSEDTPDGSTSLADRFGWDAGDISPRTMAALRENDNEKRRQMYEEIQLEHTDISPFLYMFQEVRRVAVRANVENLELGLTLSDDRYWKATKN, encoded by the coding sequence ATGAAACTGACGAGGACGCTAACCGCGGCGCTTCTGAGCATGACCATGCTCACCGGCATCACCTATGCGGCCACCCCGGCCAATACGCTGGTGATCGCCGATGCGCTCGACGACATCATCACCCTCGATCCGGGTGAAGTGGGCGAAGTCGGTGGCATCATGGCCGCCAAGCAGATCTACCAGACCCTGATCGCCCCCGACGTCAAGGACCCGACCAAGATCTATGGCGTTCTGGCCGAAAGCTGGACCGTGTCGGAAGACGGCAAGACCTTCACCTTCAAGATGAACCCGGCGGCCAAATTCGCCTCGGGCAATCCGGTCACCGCCCACGACGCCGAATATTCGCTGCGCCGCGTGGTCAAGATGGCCTCGCGCTCGGCCTTCTTGCTGACCCAGCTCGGTCTCTCGGCTGAAAACGTCGAGGAACGCGTCAAGGCCACCGATGACGCGACCCTCGTCTTTGAAATCGGCGAACCCTACGCCGAGTCCTTCGTGCTCTACGCGCTCTCCTCGCACAGCGGCGGCATCGTCGACAGCAAGCTCGTGATGGAAAACGAAGTTGATGGCGACATGGGCAATGCCTGGCTCAAGCAGGCCAATTCGGCCGGCTCCGGCCCCTATGTCCTGGGCACCTGGACGCCCAAGCAGTCCATCATGCTCAACCGCAACGAAAACTTCTGGCTGGAAGCCCCTGCCATGGAGCGCATCTTCTTCCAGCACGTTCCGGAAAGCGCTGCCCAGCGCCTGCTGCTCGAAAAGGGCGACATCGACATCGCCAACAAGCTCGGCGCCGATGACCACGCCTCGATCGCTGGCAATGCTGACGTCAAGACCCTCGATGGCAGCTCCGGCGTCATCTACTATTTCGGTCTCAACGTCCGCAACGAAGCGCTGGCCCAGCCCGATTTCGTCAAGGCGATGAAGTACCTCGTCGACTATGAAGGCATCGAGCAGACCATCGGCCAGGGCACGATCAAGACCCACCAGACCTTCGTTCCCGAAGGCTTCCTGGGCGCCATCGACCACAACCCCTATTCGCTCGATATCGAAAAGGCCAAGGAACTGATCGCCTCGAGCGGCGTGCAGACGCCCGTCAAACTCGACGCCGTCGTCTGGAACACGCCTCCCTACACCGACTTCGCCCAGGCAGCTCAGGCGACCATGGCGCAGGCCGGCGTCGAGCTGAACCTGCTCGTCGTGGACGGTCAGCAGTGGCTGGAACGCTACCGCTCTGCCGATCTCGACATCTGGGTTGGCCTCTGGGGTCCGGACTATCCAGATCCGCACTCCAACGCCAAGGCTTTCGCCGTCAACTCCGAAGACACCCCGGATGGCTCGACCAGCCTGGCCGACCGCTTCGGTTGGGACGCTGGCGATATCTCGCCGCGCACCATGGCCGCGCTGCGGGAGAACGACAACGAGAAGCGTCGCCAGATGTACGAGGAGATCCAGCTCGAACACACCGACATCTCGCCCTTCCTCTACATGTTCCAGGAAGTGCGCCGCGTCGCTGTCCGCGCCAATGTCGAAAACCTCGAACTGGGCCTGACGCTGTCGGACGACCGCTACTGGAAAGCCACCAAGAACTAA
- the hrpB gene encoding ATP-dependent helicase HrpB, translated as MPPLPIDAALPALRDALETGTAAVLVAQPGAGKTTRAPLALLNAPWRGDGKIIMLEPRRLAARAAARQMAKLIGEDVGGTIGYRVRLESKISARTRIEIVTEGVFTRMLLDDPELTGVAAIIFDEFHERSLDADLGLALALDARALRPDLRLLVMSATIDGARVSKLLDDAPVIDSPGRTFPVETFYAEPDPLQRMEDQVASATLKAMREHEGSALVFLPGQGEITRTAERLAARLPPNTDLAPLYGQLSPAEQDSAIQPAPDGRRKIVLATSIAETSLTIEGVRIVIDSGFRRVPVYEPATGLTTLATTRVARAGADQRRGRAGRTSPGVCIRLWNEGQNSALEAFDTPEILAADLSGLVLDLAAWGVTDPAQLGFLDPPPVPAWAEAKALLTRLDAINAAGHLTSAGKALAKLPLHPRLAHMVVAGAEDGDAQTAAELAVLIGERGLGGDDSDLARRLDRFRTDRSRRADDARSLARRWAKLAGDRLGENLDAGHHLARAFPDRVAQPAGPRGRFRLANGRQAQLEDTHSLAGAPFIVVADLTGSATQGRIRSAAALDPVDLETLFGHRITDETVLAFDTSSGSVRARRQRRLDALRLADEPAQVTNLEKAAEILAAAVLKRPETLPWSKEQKALRARSTWLHQTLGDDFPDLSDTALAADPAWLVPHILGETRLSDIGADHLGMALESLLPWAKKQEMEKLLPSHFHAPSGSHLPIDYAAENGPALEIRVQELFGLDRHPSIVNGKVPLLLVLLSPAHRPIQTTRDLPGFWRGSWKDVAKDLKGRYPRHPWPDDPIAAPATNRAKPRGT; from the coding sequence TTGCCGCCACTGCCCATCGACGCCGCCCTGCCCGCCCTGCGTGATGCGCTGGAAACGGGCACAGCGGCCGTCCTCGTCGCCCAGCCCGGTGCCGGCAAGACCACGCGCGCCCCGCTGGCGCTGCTCAATGCGCCCTGGCGCGGCGATGGCAAGATCATCATGCTCGAGCCCCGGCGCCTCGCCGCCCGCGCCGCCGCCCGGCAGATGGCCAAACTCATCGGCGAAGATGTTGGCGGCACCATTGGCTATCGCGTGCGTCTCGAAAGCAAGATTTCCGCCCGCACCCGCATCGAGATCGTCACCGAGGGCGTCTTCACCCGTATGCTGCTCGACGATCCGGAGCTGACCGGCGTCGCCGCCATCATCTTCGACGAATTCCATGAGCGCAGCCTCGACGCCGATCTCGGCCTTGCCCTGGCGCTCGACGCCCGCGCCCTGCGGCCAGACCTCCGCCTCCTCGTCATGTCGGCCACCATCGACGGCGCGCGCGTTTCAAAACTCCTCGACGATGCCCCCGTCATCGACAGCCCCGGCCGCACCTTCCCGGTCGAAACCTTTTATGCCGAGCCCGACCCGCTCCAGCGCATGGAAGATCAGGTTGCGAGTGCGACTTTGAAAGCGATGCGCGAGCACGAAGGCTCCGCCCTCGTTTTCCTCCCAGGCCAGGGCGAAATCACCCGCACGGCCGAGCGCCTCGCCGCTCGCCTGCCGCCCAATACCGACCTCGCCCCGCTCTATGGCCAGCTCAGCCCCGCCGAGCAGGACTCTGCCATCCAGCCGGCCCCCGACGGCCGGCGCAAGATCGTCCTCGCCACCTCCATTGCCGAAACCTCGCTGACCATTGAAGGCGTCCGCATCGTCATCGATTCTGGTTTCCGCCGCGTCCCCGTCTATGAACCGGCGACGGGGCTCACCACGCTCGCCACCACCCGCGTCGCGCGCGCCGGCGCCGATCAGCGCCGTGGCCGCGCCGGCCGCACCAGCCCGGGCGTCTGCATCCGCCTCTGGAACGAGGGCCAGAACTCGGCGCTCGAAGCCTTTGATACGCCTGAAATCCTCGCCGCCGATCTCTCCGGCCTCGTGCTCGATCTCGCCGCCTGGGGCGTCACGGACCCGGCCCAGCTCGGTTTCCTCGATCCGCCCCCTGTCCCCGCCTGGGCCGAGGCCAAGGCCCTGCTCACCCGGCTCGATGCCATCAACGCTGCGGGGCATCTGACATCCGCCGGCAAAGCCCTCGCCAAACTGCCGCTCCACCCGCGCCTCGCCCATATGGTGGTCGCAGGGGCCGAGGATGGCGACGCGCAAACCGCTGCCGAACTTGCCGTGCTCATCGGTGAACGCGGTCTGGGGGGCGATGACAGTGATCTCGCCCGCCGCCTCGACCGCTTCCGCACCGATCGCTCCCGCCGCGCCGACGATGCGCGCAGCCTCGCCCGCCGCTGGGCAAAACTGGCCGGTGACAGATTGGGCGAAAATCTCGATGCGGGCCATCACCTCGCCCGCGCTTTCCCCGATCGCGTCGCCCAGCCCGCCGGTCCGCGTGGCCGCTTCCGCCTCGCCAATGGCCGTCAGGCCCAGCTCGAGGACACCCATTCCCTCGCCGGCGCGCCCTTCATCGTCGTGGCGGATTTGACCGGCAGCGCCACCCAGGGCCGTATCCGCTCGGCCGCCGCGCTCGATCCCGTCGATCTCGAAACCCTGTTCGGCCACCGCATCACCGATGAAACCGTCCTCGCCTTCGATACTTCCTCCGGTTCGGTCCGCGCCCGCCGCCAACGCCGGCTCGACGCCTTGCGCCTCGCCGACGAGCCCGCGCAGGTCACCAATCTCGAAAAAGCCGCCGAAATCCTCGCTGCCGCGGTCCTGAAACGCCCCGAAACCCTGCCCTGGAGCAAGGAGCAAAAAGCCCTGCGCGCCCGCTCCACCTGGCTCCACCAGACGCTCGGCGATGATTTTCCTGATCTCTCGGACACCGCGCTCGCGGCCGACCCAGCCTGGCTCGTGCCCCATATTCTGGGCGAAACCCGCCTTTCCGACATCGGCGCCGATCACCTCGGCATGGCGCTCGAAAGCCTTCTGCCCTGGGCCAAAAAGCAGGAGATGGAAAAGCTGCTTCCCAGCCATTTCCACGCGCCTTCAGGCAGTCACCTGCCCATCGACTACGCCGCCGAAAACGGTCCAGCGCTCGAAATCCGCGTGCAGGAATTGTTCGGGCTCGACCGCCACCCATCCATCGTCAATGGCAAGGTGCCGCTGCTGCTGGTGCTGCTCTCGCCCGCCCACAGGCCGATCCAGACCACGCGCGATCTCCCCGGCTTCTGGCGCGGCTCGTGGAAGGATGTGGCGAAAGACTTGAAGGGCCGCTACCCGCGCCATCCCTGGCCGGATGACCCGATTGCCGCACCAGCGACAAATCGGGCCAAGCCACGCGGCACGTAA
- a CDS encoding NAD-dependent epimerase/dehydratase family protein: protein MTIAIIGGSGFLGRNVALRLLAHGETPLVVHRGNEPANLPDAVRIAHADRTDEAALTDLFRQHDVSVVIDIYALSLGNTQAVINAARAVNARYILTSSVDVYANYEGLLKKGAPEIRLAPADEDAPLRTMRYPYRGNSRRPQGVSEDLFDNYDKIVIEDAVRAAGMDFVILRPPMIFGVADKQRRFGWVADNAKGDTFAMDERAYGWLNSYAYVEDIAEAFVLAALHPKASRRTYNVGQNFVRPAADWARLLLPMLGSSAEVTAAPAGEGIWADRAEAMDLRYPLTLDTSRIRTELGFAEIVDETAALEKTLHSYTISQD, encoded by the coding sequence ATGACCATAGCAATTATCGGTGGCAGCGGTTTTCTCGGCCGCAACGTGGCGCTGCGTCTCCTCGCCCATGGCGAAACCCCGCTCGTCGTCCACCGCGGCAATGAGCCGGCCAATCTCCCGGACGCCGTCCGCATCGCCCATGCCGACCGCACCGATGAAGCCGCCCTCACCGACCTATTCCGCCAGCACGATGTCAGCGTCGTCATCGACATCTATGCCCTGAGCCTCGGCAATACCCAGGCCGTCATCAACGCCGCGCGGGCCGTGAACGCCCGTTACATCCTGACGAGTTCGGTCGACGTCTACGCCAATTATGAAGGCCTACTCAAAAAAGGCGCGCCGGAAATTCGGCTTGCACCCGCCGACGAAGACGCCCCGCTGCGCACCATGCGCTACCCCTATCGCGGCAATTCCCGCCGCCCCCAGGGCGTCAGCGAAGACCTCTTCGACAATTACGACAAGATCGTCATCGAGGATGCGGTGCGCGCCGCCGGCATGGATTTCGTCATCCTGCGCCCGCCCATGATCTTTGGCGTCGCCGACAAGCAGCGCCGTTTCGGCTGGGTCGCCGACAATGCCAAGGGCGATACCTTCGCCATGGATGAGCGCGCCTATGGCTGGCTCAATTCCTATGCCTATGTGGAGGACATTGCCGAAGCCTTCGTGCTCGCCGCCCTCCATCCCAAGGCCAGCCGCCGCACCTATAATGTCGGCCAGAATTTCGTCCGCCCCGCAGCCGATTGGGCTCGCCTCCTCTTGCCCATGCTTGGCTCAAGCGCCGAAGTGACGGCCGCCCCGGCCGGAGAAGGCATCTGGGCCGACCGCGCCGAGGCCATGGATTTGCGCTATCCCCTCACGCTCGACACCAGCCGCATCCGCACAGAACTCGGTTTTGCCGAGATCGTCGACGAGACAGCGGCATTGGAAAAAACGCTTCATTCCTATACAATTAGTCAGGATTGA
- the nikC gene encoding nickel transporter permease, with product MSAVDTALPVDSAGRARWKQIVSFCRRFARNPLGMFGLFILLALLFCAAFAELIAPYDPYLPNLTARLTGPGAEFWLGSDELGRDILSRVIYGSRLTLLIVALVIVTSAPIGLLIGVVSGTYGGWLDALFMRITDVFLAVPKLLLALAFVAALGPGIVNAAIAITLTAWPPYARMARAEALAVRNSDYVNAVRLAGASEFHIIFFHIIPMCLSSVIVRMTLDMAGIILTAAGLGFIGLGAQPPLPEWGAMISTGRKFIFDQWWVATVPGFAIFIVSLGFNLLGDAIRDLLDPHLKARS from the coding sequence ATGAGCGCCGTGGACACAGCACTTCCCGTCGACAGCGCCGGCCGCGCCCGCTGGAAACAGATCGTCAGCTTCTGCCGCCGCTTCGCCCGCAATCCCCTGGGCATGTTCGGCCTCTTCATTCTTCTCGCGCTGCTCTTCTGCGCCGCCTTCGCCGAGCTGATCGCGCCCTACGATCCCTATCTGCCCAATTTGACCGCGCGCCTCACCGGCCCCGGCGCCGAATTCTGGCTGGGCTCGGATGAACTGGGCCGCGATATCCTCTCGCGCGTCATCTACGGATCACGCCTGACCCTCCTCATCGTCGCGCTTGTGATCGTCACCTCCGCCCCCATTGGCCTTCTCATCGGCGTCGTTTCCGGCACCTATGGCGGCTGGCTCGATGCGCTTTTCATGCGCATCACCGACGTCTTCCTCGCCGTCCCCAAACTGCTCCTGGCGCTGGCCTTCGTCGCCGCCCTCGGCCCCGGCATCGTCAATGCCGCCATCGCCATTACGCTGACCGCCTGGCCGCCCTATGCCCGCATGGCCCGCGCCGAGGCTCTCGCTGTCCGCAACAGCGATTATGTCAACGCCGTCCGCCTCGCCGGAGCGTCGGAATTTCACATCATCTTCTTCCACATCATCCCGATGTGCCTCTCCTCGGTCATTGTTCGCATGACGCTCGACATGGCCGGCATAATTCTCACCGCCGCCGGCCTCGGCTTTATCGGCCTCGGCGCCCAGCCGCCCCTGCCCGAATGGGGCGCGATGATCTCCACCGGACGCAAGTTCATCTTCGACCAGTGGTGGGTGGCAACCGTCCCCGGCTTTGCCATCTTCATCGTCTCGCTCGGCTTCAACCTTCTGGGCGACGCCATCCGCGATCTGCTCGACCCGCACCTCAAGGCCAGATCATGA
- a CDS encoding aldose 1-epimerase family protein, with translation MQLTRISNSELTLDVAALGAEMQMLSTRDGRNWLWSGDANFWTGRSPILFPMVGRAPQDTISINDKRYQIGQHGFARRSAFTLVDEWREHCTYRLEASEPTLAMYPFDFVLDIEHRLEGRSVVVTAIVTNRDSRIMPYGVGFHPAFAWPLPGGEGQPHEIAFDNGAAPELFRLSGGLVDRTPQPSPFTDGRLTLNHADFAQDAMIFPQGAGSGLRYGSEAGPSVHFTWENLPNLALWTKPGAGFICLEPWHGMSAEVGASDALDQRPYTVFLAPGATARYSFRAELIG, from the coding sequence ATGCAACTCACGCGGATCAGCAATAGCGAGCTTACGCTCGATGTGGCGGCACTTGGCGCGGAGATGCAGATGCTGTCGACCCGCGACGGCCGCAACTGGCTGTGGAGTGGGGACGCCAATTTCTGGACCGGACGCTCGCCTATCCTGTTTCCGATGGTGGGACGGGCGCCGCAGGACACAATCAGCATCAACGACAAGCGCTATCAGATCGGCCAGCACGGCTTTGCCCGGCGCAGCGCCTTTACACTCGTTGATGAATGGCGCGAGCACTGCACCTATCGGCTGGAAGCGTCCGAGCCGACGCTGGCCATGTATCCGTTTGATTTCGTGCTCGATATCGAGCACCGGCTCGAAGGGCGGTCAGTCGTTGTTACGGCCATCGTGACCAATCGTGACAGCAGGATCATGCCTTATGGCGTGGGGTTCCACCCGGCCTTTGCCTGGCCGCTGCCGGGCGGCGAGGGGCAGCCCCATGAAATTGCGTTCGACAATGGCGCGGCGCCGGAGCTTTTCCGTCTCTCGGGCGGGCTCGTCGACCGGACGCCGCAGCCCTCGCCGTTCACCGATGGGCGGCTGACGCTCAACCACGCTGACTTTGCCCAGGATGCGATGATCTTTCCGCAGGGCGCCGGATCGGGGCTGCGCTATGGCAGCGAAGCTGGACCTTCGGTGCATTTCACCTGGGAGAACCTGCCCAATCTGGCGCTGTGGACCAAGCCCGGTGCGGGCTTTATCTGCCTTGAGCCGTGGCATGGCATGTCGGCGGAAGTCGGGGCCAGCGATGCGCTCGACCAGCGCCCCTATACGGTGTTCCTCGCGCCCGGTGCGACGGCCCGCTATTCATTCCGTGCCGAACTGATCGGCTGA
- a CDS encoding cupin domain-containing protein, whose protein sequence is MDPATTAPTLGNRLRARRRELGLTIASVAKASGLTVGFISQIERDISRPSLVSLYAVARALDTSVDRFLSEAPPRQHQMVSHSTKRAKFSLGATEPFYEFLEPGFPDAALNAVITHVPPGFSSEIMRHEGEDFVYLISGTMLYVVDGVEYPLEAGGTLHFSSSLPHMSRNPGKDVAIELWVGTMKVFSEYADPAQISSSLPGTQPIKTREN, encoded by the coding sequence TTGGATCCTGCTACCACCGCACCAACCTTGGGCAACCGGCTCCGGGCCCGCCGTCGCGAGCTCGGCCTCACCATTGCCAGCGTCGCCAAGGCGAGTGGCCTGACCGTCGGCTTCATCTCCCAGATCGAGCGCGACATTTCCCGGCCCTCGCTGGTTTCGCTCTACGCCGTGGCCCGCGCCCTCGACACCAGTGTCGACCGCTTCCTCTCCGAAGCCCCGCCGCGCCAGCACCAAATGGTCAGCCATTCGACCAAGCGCGCCAAATTCTCCCTCGGCGCCACCGAACCTTTTTATGAATTTCTCGAACCCGGCTTCCCCGACGCCGCGCTTAACGCCGTCATCACCCATGTGCCGCCGGGCTTTTCCTCCGAGATCATGCGCCATGAGGGCGAGGACTTCGTCTACCTCATCAGCGGCACGATGCTCTACGTCGTCGACGGGGTGGAATATCCCCTCGAAGCCGGCGGAACCCTCCATTTCTCGTCCAGCCTGCCGCACATGTCGCGCAATCCGGGCAAGGACGTCGCCATCGAACTCTGGGTTGGCACCATGAAGGTGTTTTCCGAATACGCCGATCCAGCTCAAATATCGTCATCGCTGCCGGGAACGCAGCCGATCAAAACAAGGGAGAATTGA
- a CDS encoding ABC transporter permease has product MAAIASPNLVRFKRIANGLVTTAITLLGLVALTFFIGRVIPIDPVLSIVGEKATQEAYDKVFYELGLDEPVWEQFTSYTLKLLQGDFGTSFTTTRPVLTDLLSFFPATLELATLGLVLGVVLGIPAGVASAYWHDKWPDHLIRIIGLIGYSVPIFWLGLVGLYVFYYKLSWVAGPGQLDVFYVGVVKPITNSILIDSLLRGEWEVFWNAVSHIILPVCLIGYFSMAYLSRMTRSLMLDQLTQEYVLTARLKGASELEVVLGHALRNAAIPLVTIIALSYGGLLEGSVLIETVFGWPGIGNYIASSLFRGDINAVLGGTFLVGAIFILLNQLSDVLYATLDPRTREASK; this is encoded by the coding sequence GTGGCCGCCATAGCTTCTCCAAATCTCGTGCGCTTCAAGCGCATCGCCAACGGGCTGGTCACCACCGCCATAACGCTGCTCGGCCTCGTGGCGCTGACCTTTTTCATCGGCCGCGTCATCCCGATCGATCCGGTTCTCTCCATCGTCGGCGAGAAGGCGACGCAGGAGGCCTATGACAAGGTTTTCTACGAGCTCGGCCTCGATGAACCGGTCTGGGAACAGTTCACCTCCTATACGCTAAAGCTGCTCCAGGGCGATTTCGGCACTTCCTTCACCACCACCCGCCCGGTGCTCACCGATCTCCTGAGCTTTTTCCCGGCCACGCTGGAGCTCGCGACCCTTGGCCTCGTCCTTGGCGTCGTCCTCGGCATTCCCGCCGGTGTCGCCTCGGCCTATTGGCACGACAAATGGCCCGATCACCTCATCCGCATCATCGGCCTCATCGGCTATTCGGTGCCCATCTTCTGGCTCGGCCTCGTCGGGCTCTATGTCTTTTACTATAAGCTCAGCTGGGTCGCCGGACCCGGCCAGCTCGACGTTTTCTATGTCGGCGTCGTCAAGCCCATCACCAATTCCATCCTGATCGACAGCCTGCTGCGCGGCGAATGGGAGGTGTTCTGGAACGCCGTCAGCCACATCATCCTGCCGGTCTGCCTCATCGGCTATTTTTCCATGGCCTACCTCTCGCGCATGACGCGCTCGCTCATGCTCGACCAGCTCACCCAGGAATATGTCCTCACCGCGCGCCTCAAGGGCGCCAGCGAGCTTGAGGTCGTCCTCGGCCACGCCCTGCGCAATGCCGCCATTCCGCTCGTCACCATCATTGCCCTCTCCTATGGCGGGCTCCTCGAAGGCTCTGTGCTGATCGAGACCGTCTTCGGCTGGCCCGGCATCGGCAATTACATTGCCTCCTCGCTCTTCCGGGGCGACATCAATGCCGTGCTCGGCGGCACCTTCCTCGTCGGCGCCATCTTCATTCTCCTCAACCAGCTTTCGGACGTGCTCTACGCCACGCTCGACCCGCGCACCCGGGAGGCCAGCAAATGA